In a single window of the Branchiostoma floridae strain S238N-H82 chromosome 2, Bfl_VNyyK, whole genome shotgun sequence genome:
- the LOC118403596 gene encoding creatine kinase U-type, mitochondrial-like isoform X2 — MSAFFVRNARTLAAAGGVGVAAASAWYYGNQTVDARVGGARKMYPPRTCTRCLWTSAPLAVAFMLGFLTSSVHQRYSCTLRAADNVPMKPVRKRYPPSADYPDLKKHNNIMASNLTPKIYAKLRDKATPAGYTLDQCIQTGVDNPGHPFIKTVGMVAGDEESYEVFAELFDAVIDERHGGYGPNDKHPTDLDWTKIRGGNFDDKYVLSSRVRTGRSIRGLSLPPACTRAERREVERVVSDALANLAGEFEGKYYPLNNMTDDEQQQLIDDHFLFDKPVSPLLTCAGMARDWPDGRGIWHNAQKNFLVWVNEEDHTRVISMEKGGNMARVFQRFCSGLKEVENQINNKGWEFMWNEHLGYILTCPSNLGTGLRAGVHVKIPRVSKDPRFENILKALRLQKRGTGGVDTAAVGGTFDISNADRLGNSEVQLVQIVIDGVDLLVRMEKELERGRSIDKLIPKGDGRGL, encoded by the exons ATGTCAGCGTTCTTCGTTCGCAACGCTCGCACGCTAGCCGCCGCCGGGGGAGTGGGCGTGGCCGCCGCCTCTGCCTGGTACTATGGCAACCAGACCGTTGATGCCCGCGTGGGCGGGGCCAGAAAAATGTACCCCCCAAG AACGTGCACCCGGTGCCTATGGACCTCGGCGCCGCTGGCCGTAGCCTTTATGCTGGGCTTCCTGACCAGCTCTGTCCACCAGCGCTACTCGTGCACGCTACGTGCCGCCGACAATGTGCCAATGAAACCGGTCAGAAAAAGATACCCTCCTAG tGCTGACTATCCTGACCTGAAAAAGCACAACAACATCATGGCCAGTAACCTGACACCCAAGATCTACGCCAAGCTGCGGGACAAGGCCACGCCCGCCGGCTACACGCTGGACCAGTGCATCCAGACGGGGGTGGACAACCCCGGACATCCCTTCATCAAGACGGTCGGGATGGTCGCCGGAGATGAGGAGTCATACGAG GTATTTGCTGAACTGTTCGATGCCGTTATCGACGAACGGCACGGCGGCTACGGCCCCAACGACAAGCATCCCACCGATCTGGACTGGACCAAGATCCGCGGGGGGAACTTTGACGACAAGTACGTGCTGTCCAGCCGCGTGCGTACGGGACGGAGCATCCGTGGCCTGAGTCTGCCGCCAGCCTGCACCAGAGCAGAGAGGCGTGAG GTGGAGCGTGTCGTGTCTGACGCCCTGGCTAACCTCGCGGGAGAGTTCGAGGGGAAGTACTACCCACTGAACAACATGACAGATGACGAGCAGCAGCAGCTGATCGATGACCACTTCCTGTTTGACAAGCCCGTCTCGCCGCTCCTCACCTGCGCTGGGATGGCCCGCGACTGGCCCGACGGACGCGGCATCTG GCACAATGCACAGAAGAACTTCCTGGTGTGGGTTAACGAGGAGGACCACACCCGGGTCATCTCCATGGAGAAGGGCGGCAACATGGCCCGCGTGTTCCAACGCTTCTGCTCCGGCTTGAAGGAG GTGGAGAATCAGATTAACAACAAGGGCTGGGAGTTCATGTGGAACGAACACCTGGGCTACATCCTCACCTGCCCATCTAACCTGGGAACAGGCCTGAGGGCTGGAGTTCACGTCAAGATCCCCAGGGTGTCAAAG GACCCGCGGTTTGAGAACATCCTGAAGGCCCTGCGTCTGCAGAAGCGCGGTACCGGCGGCGTGGACACCGCGGCCGTGGGCGGCACCTTCGACATCTCCAATGCCGACCGCCTGGGCAACTCTGAGGTCCAGCTGGTGCAGATCGTGATTGACGGTGTGGATCTGCTGGTCCGCATGGAGAAGGAGCTGGAGCGCGGGCGCAGCATCGACAAGCTCATCCCCAAGGGCGATGGCCGCGGGCTGTAA
- the LOC118403596 gene encoding creatine kinase S-type, mitochondrial-like isoform X4, which translates to MSAFFVRNARTLAAAGGVGVAAASAWYYGNQTVDARVGGARKMYPPSADYPDLKKHNNIMASNLTPKIYAKLRDKATPAGYTLDQCIQTGVDNPGHPFIKTVGMVAGDEESYEVFAELFDAVIDERHGGYGPNDKHPTDLDWTKIRGGNFDDKYVLSSRVRTGRSIRGLSLPPACTRAERREVERVVSDALANLAGEFEGKYYPLNNMTDDEQQQLIDDHFLFDKPVSPLLTCAGMARDWPDGRGIWHNFNKTFLVWVNEEDHTRVISMEKGGNMKRVFRRFSEGLSEVENQINNKGWEFMWNEHLGYILTCPSNLGTGLRAGVHVKIPRVSKDPRFENILKALRLQKRGTGGVDTAAVGGTFDISNADRLGNSEVQLVQIVIDGVDLLVRMEKELERGRSIDKLIPKGDGRGL; encoded by the exons ATGTCAGCGTTCTTCGTTCGCAACGCTCGCACGCTAGCCGCCGCCGGGGGAGTGGGCGTGGCCGCCGCCTCTGCCTGGTACTATGGCAACCAGACCGTTGATGCCCGCGTGGGCGGGGCCAGAAAAATGTACCCCCCAAG tGCTGACTATCCTGACCTGAAAAAGCACAACAACATCATGGCCAGTAACCTGACACCCAAGATCTACGCCAAGCTGCGGGACAAGGCCACGCCCGCCGGCTACACGCTGGACCAGTGCATCCAGACGGGGGTGGACAACCCCGGACATCCCTTCATCAAGACGGTCGGGATGGTCGCCGGAGATGAGGAGTCATACGAG GTATTTGCTGAACTGTTCGATGCCGTTATCGACGAACGGCACGGCGGCTACGGCCCCAACGACAAGCATCCCACCGATCTGGACTGGACCAAGATCCGCGGGGGGAACTTTGACGACAAGTACGTGCTGTCCAGCCGCGTGCGTACGGGACGGAGCATCCGTGGCCTGAGTCTGCCGCCAGCCTGCACCAGAGCAGAGAGGCGTGAG GTGGAGCGTGTCGTGTCTGACGCCCTGGCTAACCTCGCGGGAGAGTTCGAGGGGAAGTACTACCCACTGAACAACATGACAGATGACGAGCAGCAGCAGCTGATCGATGACCACTTCCTGTTTGACAAGCCCGTCTCGCCGCTCCTCACCTGCGCTGGGATGGCCCGCGACTGGCCCGACGGACGCGGCATCTG GCACAACTTCAACAAGACATTCCTGGTGTGGGTTAACGAGGAGGACCACACCCGGGTCATCTCCATGGAGAAGGGTGGAAATATGAAGCGTGTCTTCCGCAGATTCTCTGAGGGACTCAGCGAG GTGGAGAATCAGATTAACAACAAGGGCTGGGAGTTCATGTGGAACGAACACCTGGGCTACATCCTCACCTGCCCATCTAACCTGGGAACAGGCCTGAGGGCTGGAGTTCACGTCAAGATCCCCAGGGTGTCAAAG GACCCGCGGTTTGAGAACATCCTGAAGGCCCTGCGTCTGCAGAAGCGCGGTACCGGCGGCGTGGACACCGCGGCCGTGGGCGGCACCTTCGACATCTCCAATGCCGACCGCCTGGGCAACTCTGAGGTCCAGCTGGTGCAGATCGTGATTGACGGTGTGGATCTGCTGGTCCGCATGGAGAAGGAGCTGGAGCGCGGGCGCAGCATCGACAAGCTCATCCCCAAGGGCGATGGCCGCGGGCTGTAA
- the LOC118403596 gene encoding creatine kinase, testis isozyme-like isoform X3 — protein MSAFFVRNARTLAAAGGVGVAAASAWYYGNQTVDARVGGARKMYPPRTCTRCLWTSAPLAVAFMLGFLTSSVHQRYSCTLRAADNVPMKPVRKRYPPSADYPDLKKHNNIMASNLTPKIYAKLRDKATPAGYTLDQCIQTGVDNPGHPFIKTVGMVAGDEESYEVFAELFDAVIDERHGGYGPNDKHPTDLDWTKIRGGNFDDKYVLSSRVRTGRSIRGLSLPPACTRAERREVERVVSDALANLAGEFEGKYYPLNNMTDDEQQQLIDDHFLFDKPVSPLLTCAGMARDWPDGRGIWHNMNKTFLVWVNEEDHTRVISMEKGGNMQRVFQRFCTGLSQVENQINNKGWEFMWNEHLGYILTCPSNLGTGLRAGVHVKIPRVSKDPRFENILKALRLQKRGTGGVDTAAVGGTFDISNADRLGNSEVQLVQIVIDGVDLLVRMEKELERGRSIDKLIPKGDGRGL, from the exons ATGTCAGCGTTCTTCGTTCGCAACGCTCGCACGCTAGCCGCCGCCGGGGGAGTGGGCGTGGCCGCCGCCTCTGCCTGGTACTATGGCAACCAGACCGTTGATGCCCGCGTGGGCGGGGCCAGAAAAATGTACCCCCCAAG AACGTGCACCCGGTGCCTATGGACCTCGGCGCCGCTGGCCGTAGCCTTTATGCTGGGCTTCCTGACCAGCTCTGTCCACCAGCGCTACTCGTGCACGCTACGTGCCGCCGACAATGTGCCAATGAAACCGGTCAGAAAAAGATACCCTCCTAG tGCTGACTATCCTGACCTGAAAAAGCACAACAACATCATGGCCAGTAACCTGACACCCAAGATCTACGCCAAGCTGCGGGACAAGGCCACGCCCGCCGGCTACACGCTGGACCAGTGCATCCAGACGGGGGTGGACAACCCCGGACATCCCTTCATCAAGACGGTCGGGATGGTCGCCGGAGATGAGGAGTCATACGAG GTATTTGCTGAACTGTTCGATGCCGTTATCGACGAACGGCACGGCGGCTACGGCCCCAACGACAAGCATCCCACCGATCTGGACTGGACCAAGATCCGCGGGGGGAACTTTGACGACAAGTACGTGCTGTCCAGCCGCGTGCGTACGGGACGGAGCATCCGTGGCCTGAGTCTGCCGCCAGCCTGCACCAGAGCAGAGAGGCGTGAG GTGGAGCGTGTCGTGTCTGACGCCCTGGCTAACCTCGCGGGAGAGTTCGAGGGGAAGTACTACCCACTGAACAACATGACAGATGACGAGCAGCAGCAGCTGATCGATGACCACTTCCTGTTTGACAAGCCCGTCTCGCCGCTCCTCACCTGCGCTGGGATGGCCCGCGACTGGCCCGACGGACGCGGCATCTG GCATAACATGAACAAGACTTTCCTAGTATGGGTGAATGAAGAGGACCACACAAGGGTCATTTCCATGGAAAAGGGTGGGAACATGCAACGGGTATTCCAAAGGTTCTGCACAGGCCTCTCTCAG GTGGAGAATCAGATTAACAACAAGGGCTGGGAGTTCATGTGGAACGAACACCTGGGCTACATCCTCACCTGCCCATCTAACCTGGGAACAGGCCTGAGGGCTGGAGTTCACGTCAAGATCCCCAGGGTGTCAAAG GACCCGCGGTTTGAGAACATCCTGAAGGCCCTGCGTCTGCAGAAGCGCGGTACCGGCGGCGTGGACACCGCGGCCGTGGGCGGCACCTTCGACATCTCCAATGCCGACCGCCTGGGCAACTCTGAGGTCCAGCTGGTGCAGATCGTGATTGACGGTGTGGATCTGCTGGTCCGCATGGAGAAGGAGCTGGAGCGCGGGCGCAGCATCGACAAGCTCATCCCCAAGGGCGATGGCCGCGGGCTGTAA
- the LOC118403596 gene encoding creatine kinase S-type, mitochondrial-like isoform X6, with translation MSAFFVRNARTLAAAGGVGVAAASAWYYGNQTVDARVGGARKMYPPSADYPDLKKHNNIMASNLTPKIYAKLRDKATPAGYTLDQCIQTGVDNPGHPFIKTVGMVAGDEESYEVFAELFDAVIDERHGGYGPNDKHPTDLDWTKIRGGNFDDKYVLSSRVRTGRSIRGLSLPPACTRAERREVERVVSDALANLAGEFEGKYYPLNNMTDDEQQQLIDDHFLFDKPVSPLLTCAGMARDWPDGRGIWHNMNKTFLVWVNEEDHTRVISMEKGGNMQRVFQRFCTGLSQVENQINNKGWEFMWNEHLGYILTCPSNLGTGLRAGVHVKIPRVSKDPRFENILKALRLQKRGTGGVDTAAVGGTFDISNADRLGNSEVQLVQIVIDGVDLLVRMEKELERGRSIDKLIPKGDGRGL, from the exons ATGTCAGCGTTCTTCGTTCGCAACGCTCGCACGCTAGCCGCCGCCGGGGGAGTGGGCGTGGCCGCCGCCTCTGCCTGGTACTATGGCAACCAGACCGTTGATGCCCGCGTGGGCGGGGCCAGAAAAATGTACCCCCCAAG tGCTGACTATCCTGACCTGAAAAAGCACAACAACATCATGGCCAGTAACCTGACACCCAAGATCTACGCCAAGCTGCGGGACAAGGCCACGCCCGCCGGCTACACGCTGGACCAGTGCATCCAGACGGGGGTGGACAACCCCGGACATCCCTTCATCAAGACGGTCGGGATGGTCGCCGGAGATGAGGAGTCATACGAG GTATTTGCTGAACTGTTCGATGCCGTTATCGACGAACGGCACGGCGGCTACGGCCCCAACGACAAGCATCCCACCGATCTGGACTGGACCAAGATCCGCGGGGGGAACTTTGACGACAAGTACGTGCTGTCCAGCCGCGTGCGTACGGGACGGAGCATCCGTGGCCTGAGTCTGCCGCCAGCCTGCACCAGAGCAGAGAGGCGTGAG GTGGAGCGTGTCGTGTCTGACGCCCTGGCTAACCTCGCGGGAGAGTTCGAGGGGAAGTACTACCCACTGAACAACATGACAGATGACGAGCAGCAGCAGCTGATCGATGACCACTTCCTGTTTGACAAGCCCGTCTCGCCGCTCCTCACCTGCGCTGGGATGGCCCGCGACTGGCCCGACGGACGCGGCATCTG GCATAACATGAACAAGACTTTCCTAGTATGGGTGAATGAAGAGGACCACACAAGGGTCATTTCCATGGAAAAGGGTGGGAACATGCAACGGGTATTCCAAAGGTTCTGCACAGGCCTCTCTCAG GTGGAGAATCAGATTAACAACAAGGGCTGGGAGTTCATGTGGAACGAACACCTGGGCTACATCCTCACCTGCCCATCTAACCTGGGAACAGGCCTGAGGGCTGGAGTTCACGTCAAGATCCCCAGGGTGTCAAAG GACCCGCGGTTTGAGAACATCCTGAAGGCCCTGCGTCTGCAGAAGCGCGGTACCGGCGGCGTGGACACCGCGGCCGTGGGCGGCACCTTCGACATCTCCAATGCCGACCGCCTGGGCAACTCTGAGGTCCAGCTGGTGCAGATCGTGATTGACGGTGTGGATCTGCTGGTCCGCATGGAGAAGGAGCTGGAGCGCGGGCGCAGCATCGACAAGCTCATCCCCAAGGGCGATGGCCGCGGGCTGTAA
- the LOC118403596 gene encoding creatine kinase M-type-like isoform X1, whose amino-acid sequence MSAFFVRNARTLAAAGGVGVAAASAWYYGNQTVDARVGGARKMYPPRTCTRCLWTSAPLAVAFMLGFLTSSVHQRYSCTLRAADNVPMKPVRKRYPPSADYPDLKKHNNIMASNLTPKIYAKLRDKATPAGYTLDQCIQTGVDNPGHPFIKTVGMVAGDEESYEVFAELFDAVIDERHGGYGPNDKHPTDLDWTKIRGGNFDDKYVLSSRVRTGRSIRGLSLPPACTRAERREVERVVSDALANLAGEFEGKYYPLNNMTDDEQQQLIDDHFLFDKPVSPLLTCAGMARDWPDGRGIWHNFNKTFLVWVNEEDHTRVISMEKGGNMKRVFRRFSEGLSEVENQINNKGWEFMWNEHLGYILTCPSNLGTGLRAGVHVKIPRVSKDPRFENILKALRLQKRGTGGVDTAAVGGTFDISNADRLGNSEVQLVQIVIDGVDLLVRMEKELERGRSIDKLIPKGDGRGL is encoded by the exons ATGTCAGCGTTCTTCGTTCGCAACGCTCGCACGCTAGCCGCCGCCGGGGGAGTGGGCGTGGCCGCCGCCTCTGCCTGGTACTATGGCAACCAGACCGTTGATGCCCGCGTGGGCGGGGCCAGAAAAATGTACCCCCCAAG AACGTGCACCCGGTGCCTATGGACCTCGGCGCCGCTGGCCGTAGCCTTTATGCTGGGCTTCCTGACCAGCTCTGTCCACCAGCGCTACTCGTGCACGCTACGTGCCGCCGACAATGTGCCAATGAAACCGGTCAGAAAAAGATACCCTCCTAG tGCTGACTATCCTGACCTGAAAAAGCACAACAACATCATGGCCAGTAACCTGACACCCAAGATCTACGCCAAGCTGCGGGACAAGGCCACGCCCGCCGGCTACACGCTGGACCAGTGCATCCAGACGGGGGTGGACAACCCCGGACATCCCTTCATCAAGACGGTCGGGATGGTCGCCGGAGATGAGGAGTCATACGAG GTATTTGCTGAACTGTTCGATGCCGTTATCGACGAACGGCACGGCGGCTACGGCCCCAACGACAAGCATCCCACCGATCTGGACTGGACCAAGATCCGCGGGGGGAACTTTGACGACAAGTACGTGCTGTCCAGCCGCGTGCGTACGGGACGGAGCATCCGTGGCCTGAGTCTGCCGCCAGCCTGCACCAGAGCAGAGAGGCGTGAG GTGGAGCGTGTCGTGTCTGACGCCCTGGCTAACCTCGCGGGAGAGTTCGAGGGGAAGTACTACCCACTGAACAACATGACAGATGACGAGCAGCAGCAGCTGATCGATGACCACTTCCTGTTTGACAAGCCCGTCTCGCCGCTCCTCACCTGCGCTGGGATGGCCCGCGACTGGCCCGACGGACGCGGCATCTG GCACAACTTCAACAAGACATTCCTGGTGTGGGTTAACGAGGAGGACCACACCCGGGTCATCTCCATGGAGAAGGGTGGAAATATGAAGCGTGTCTTCCGCAGATTCTCTGAGGGACTCAGCGAG GTGGAGAATCAGATTAACAACAAGGGCTGGGAGTTCATGTGGAACGAACACCTGGGCTACATCCTCACCTGCCCATCTAACCTGGGAACAGGCCTGAGGGCTGGAGTTCACGTCAAGATCCCCAGGGTGTCAAAG GACCCGCGGTTTGAGAACATCCTGAAGGCCCTGCGTCTGCAGAAGCGCGGTACCGGCGGCGTGGACACCGCGGCCGTGGGCGGCACCTTCGACATCTCCAATGCCGACCGCCTGGGCAACTCTGAGGTCCAGCTGGTGCAGATCGTGATTGACGGTGTGGATCTGCTGGTCCGCATGGAGAAGGAGCTGGAGCGCGGGCGCAGCATCGACAAGCTCATCCCCAAGGGCGATGGCCGCGGGCTGTAA
- the LOC118403596 gene encoding creatine kinase S-type, mitochondrial-like isoform X5 has product MSAFFVRNARTLAAAGGVGVAAASAWYYGNQTVDARVGGARKMYPPSADYPDLKKHNNIMASNLTPKIYAKLRDKATPAGYTLDQCIQTGVDNPGHPFIKTVGMVAGDEESYEVFAELFDAVIDERHGGYGPNDKHPTDLDWTKIRGGNFDDKYVLSSRVRTGRSIRGLSLPPACTRAERREVERVVSDALANLAGEFEGKYYPLNNMTDDEQQQLIDDHFLFDKPVSPLLTCAGMARDWPDGRGIWHNAQKNFLVWVNEEDHTRVISMEKGGNMARVFQRFCSGLKEVENQINNKGWEFMWNEHLGYILTCPSNLGTGLRAGVHVKIPRVSKDPRFENILKALRLQKRGTGGVDTAAVGGTFDISNADRLGNSEVQLVQIVIDGVDLLVRMEKELERGRSIDKLIPKGDGRGL; this is encoded by the exons ATGTCAGCGTTCTTCGTTCGCAACGCTCGCACGCTAGCCGCCGCCGGGGGAGTGGGCGTGGCCGCCGCCTCTGCCTGGTACTATGGCAACCAGACCGTTGATGCCCGCGTGGGCGGGGCCAGAAAAATGTACCCCCCAAG tGCTGACTATCCTGACCTGAAAAAGCACAACAACATCATGGCCAGTAACCTGACACCCAAGATCTACGCCAAGCTGCGGGACAAGGCCACGCCCGCCGGCTACACGCTGGACCAGTGCATCCAGACGGGGGTGGACAACCCCGGACATCCCTTCATCAAGACGGTCGGGATGGTCGCCGGAGATGAGGAGTCATACGAG GTATTTGCTGAACTGTTCGATGCCGTTATCGACGAACGGCACGGCGGCTACGGCCCCAACGACAAGCATCCCACCGATCTGGACTGGACCAAGATCCGCGGGGGGAACTTTGACGACAAGTACGTGCTGTCCAGCCGCGTGCGTACGGGACGGAGCATCCGTGGCCTGAGTCTGCCGCCAGCCTGCACCAGAGCAGAGAGGCGTGAG GTGGAGCGTGTCGTGTCTGACGCCCTGGCTAACCTCGCGGGAGAGTTCGAGGGGAAGTACTACCCACTGAACAACATGACAGATGACGAGCAGCAGCAGCTGATCGATGACCACTTCCTGTTTGACAAGCCCGTCTCGCCGCTCCTCACCTGCGCTGGGATGGCCCGCGACTGGCCCGACGGACGCGGCATCTG GCACAATGCACAGAAGAACTTCCTGGTGTGGGTTAACGAGGAGGACCACACCCGGGTCATCTCCATGGAGAAGGGCGGCAACATGGCCCGCGTGTTCCAACGCTTCTGCTCCGGCTTGAAGGAG GTGGAGAATCAGATTAACAACAAGGGCTGGGAGTTCATGTGGAACGAACACCTGGGCTACATCCTCACCTGCCCATCTAACCTGGGAACAGGCCTGAGGGCTGGAGTTCACGTCAAGATCCCCAGGGTGTCAAAG GACCCGCGGTTTGAGAACATCCTGAAGGCCCTGCGTCTGCAGAAGCGCGGTACCGGCGGCGTGGACACCGCGGCCGTGGGCGGCACCTTCGACATCTCCAATGCCGACCGCCTGGGCAACTCTGAGGTCCAGCTGGTGCAGATCGTGATTGACGGTGTGGATCTGCTGGTCCGCATGGAGAAGGAGCTGGAGCGCGGGCGCAGCATCGACAAGCTCATCCCCAAGGGCGATGGCCGCGGGCTGTAA